A single genomic interval of Trichosurus vulpecula isolate mTriVul1 chromosome 6, mTriVul1.pri, whole genome shotgun sequence harbors:
- the LCORL gene encoding ligand-dependent nuclear receptor corepressor-like protein isoform X4 — MKKMIRQFAIEYISKSGKIQENRNGSVGPSLICKGIQMNQIENSLQEEQEGPLDLTVNRTQEQNTQQGDGVLDLSTKKTSTRSEESSTCDPSSENSMSGSTLDAKSEEATKMEKEKSTLNKVLESLCTYHQQQILTMLKFLIQEQNASSLCSCNSSHVLSSESQKSLTEDDLHGLFCSCGEYRLTERGCLQNERQSSGLAPLSVCIKDFHCLSCQTVAIEHIKTVVSREIANNYNPHRCCSRLLQNCNSTRSTFCTPLSLPEVCDLSINIKDTNRSRSPSPPPLSPIQTEGFEKLKDSISGISALENNKLEAIINQPPSLIPAEDNNSSCEHEGKLRKANTSDNPDDSLLIAKESHFVNHEKIDKGESTTIFQDLMERINEKLKSIETTDITNLVKVSSSDSNTENDNLRLGDLITSLLHNAKASDYSFMELLSQHDKKVENKIIQTRFRKRQETLFAMHNSPDSPLFRRQSLQIKREIASLDENFARKKSSEKISKKLIRNDEKVSIDKESYILEDSAFQNPKIIQSSNREEASTFLPVYEIQSLQLPLHSLETNSSFDPISESFAATTPEKMSITKSQKEFIAEKKIQNHRENPRLENNHIPLKDDFTGLLNRTRRNIVPPGWYSVYVTNNFVFKKSPKAKKSTEKDTMKDLQVDRSNSIDINEIARNTNLQVVVERLEDTINMAKNTLDNQPLSEGYKISRKLKEDVHCKDQNVTRNLNLCVNETCKEQSFLSHSKVSSSNSNKSNCLVTVEHANVMDQRIDSLKKNHLDLGSLASQTRSEIVENSFSSYSSPIKLMFLSEVNSSEGVKYTLTSVSTSNANLCSFEKCPTSPSVGKETEKNKSLPGAYFDDYSCNTENDTSQGEQKKSSCVKETIELEPCSANIADMSSCKQQEECIDKSNSASESSLKRKPGRPKKIGPQVVKQVKRPIGRPPKPKVDKLESTIRRSEHISSIGKKNTEALVSGLNESISRKSITVTVVYGRSRRIKRHVSEGSLGNAIPFNNSNADFLHEYNGLKHKKAADVGLGERMTAVPSLTTEKEIFASGYEHIRPIKNKSVLPYPYSNIIRTSQKPLTVIRKPGRPAKVKISGISVTINRVSPQERKVCISSCLPPLDQDSMLEKNLSEEKHEHHQCNKMDNTKGPQADLFDERSKNMASPVPLRHSVRDRKPSLHFLHSLASSNSFAYRNNLLRKPYKLHFQKTKDQKEKCKYSNMKIASKDTSGARNSGNTKKNPDDGKFTTINEVSLDPIFSSSPSLRWWATTTSNDSLLEELNNRFEQITNAWVQVSGNETENCLHEARGHLEEDGSFKVPSPLETCLLELEVSPVKMLFQKKCDMNELCTWFMQTTETQSLSLVRKANARNPLEVINTRGIKVGTKQSDHNTSLFRKHFKKFALSSPSKSAGKLQILRKIVRSPVLNVKSNFTLARLRRTEFKRLQHERWRQVKKLHNHGTVDWKSKRRNLRFFCQNQFLNKTAGGTNADITLQGKSRAENQQLVLAPEIRDAFLPQKVELPNYSTHASLESIFKLHAKENETNYSHKDFGKVSRQGKMCSSSWRSKTFKDCRIFLRKINHIEQRNPFQLNTIIYSPESVESGSNHQTYVEEAKHCNLRSHSARQNSLKRQSEAIEKSKANNSSPDTFASQLDGNKLDKHIKFDKNASDSSEVLSKLNKRKRPSWKTTEMSTKRHKRQSCNSGQMANYYSKYQLGKFFSP, encoded by the exons GGGATGGAGTATTAGATCTCTCTACAAAGAAAACCAGCACAAGATCCGAAGAGTCCTCAACATGTGATCCATCTTCTGAAAATTCTATGTCTGG ttcaactCTTGATGCAAAATCAGAGGAAGCtactaaaatggaaaaagaaaaatcaacattAAACAAAGTTTTGGAATCATTGTGCACATATCACCAGCAACAAATTTTGACTATGTTGAAATTTCTAATTCAAGAGCAAAATGCTTCTTCACTTTGCAGTTGCAATTCATCACATGTTTTGTCTTCAGAATCTCAAAAATCTCTCACTGAAGATGATTTGCATGGTCTGTTCTGTAGTTGTGGTGAATATAGGCTAACAGAAAGAGGGTGTTTACAGAATGAAAGACAAAGCTCTGGCTTAGCACCCCTTTCAGTGTGTATTAAAGATTTTCATTGCTTATCTTGCCAAACTGTAGCTATTGAGCACATTAAGACAGTGGTTAGTAGAGAAATTGCCAACAATTACAATCCCCACAGGTGCTGTTCTAGACTTTTACAAAACTGTAACTCCACAAGATCAACCttttgtactcctctttctttaCCTGAAGTATGTGATCTGTCAATCAATATTAAGGATACTAACAGATCTCGGAGTCCTTCACCACCACCGTTATCACCCATACAGACTGAAGGATTTGAAAAACTTAAAGATTCAATCTCAGGCATTTCAGCTTTAGAAAACAACAAACTTGAAGCAATTATCAATCAGCCTCCATCTCTCATACCAGCAGAAGACAACAATAGCAGTTGTGAGCATGAAGGTAAACTACGCAAAGCAAACACATCTGATAACCCAGATGACTCTTTGCTCATAGCAAAAGAAAGTCATTTTGTAAATCATGAAAAAATTGACAAAGGTGAGAGTACTACAATTTTTCAAGATTTAATGGAGCGAATTAACGAAAAGTTAAAATCAATTGAAACTACAGATATAACAAACCTTGTAAAAGTATCTAGTAGTGATAGTAATACTGAAAATGATAATTTAAGATTAGGTGACTTAATAACATCTCTTTTACATAATGCAAAGGCTAGTGATTATAGTTTTATGGAGCTGTTAAGTCAACAtgataaaaaagtagaaaataaaattatacagaCAAGATTCCGAAAGCGTCAGGAAACCTTGTTTGCAATGCATAATTCTCCTGATTCACCTTTGTTTAGAAGGCAGTCTTTACAAATAAAGAGAGAAATTGCTAGCCTTGATGAAAATTTTGCAAGGAAAAAGTCATCtgaaaaaatttcaaagaaattgaTACGCAATGATGAGAAAGTATCAATAGACAAAGAATCCTACATTTTAGAAGACTCTGCTTTCCAAAATCCGAAAATCATTCAAAGTTCAAATCGTGAAGAAGCATCTACATTTTTGCCAGTATATGAAATACAGTCATTGCAACTACCTCTTCATAGTTTGGAAACGAACTCTAGTTTTGACCCCATTTCAGAAAGTTTTGCAGCTACCACACCAGAGAAAATGAGCATAACAAAATCACAGAAAGAATTTATagctgaaaagaaaatacaaaatcataGAGAAAATCCTAGATTAGAAAACAATCATATTCCTCTGAAGGATGATTTTACTGGACTTTTAAACAGAACAAGGCGAAATATAGTGCCTCCTGGGTGGTATTCTGTCTATGTAACAAACAATTTTGTGTTTAAAAAATCTCCCAAGGCCAAGAAGTCTACAGAAAAAGATACCATGAAAGATCTTCAGGTTGATAGATCAAACAGCATAGACATAAATGAAATCGCAAGGAATACAAATTTACAAGTTGTGGTGGAGCGTCTAGAAGATACTATAAATATGGCCAAAAATACGTTGGATAATCAGCCATTATCAGAAGGCTATAAAATATCCAGGAAGTTGAAAGAAGATGTTCATTGTAAAGACCAAAATGTTACTAGAAATTTGAACCTTTGTGTGAATGAAACATGTAAAGAACAGAGTTTCTTATCACATTCCAAAGTGTCATCCAGCAATAGTAATAAAAGCAATTGTCTTGTGACAGTAGAGCATGCCAATGTAATGGATCAAAGAATCGATAGCCTCAAAAAAAACCACTTAGATTTGGGTAGTTTGGCTTCACAAACAAGGTCTGAAATTGTTGAAAATTCTTTTTCCAGTTACTCCAGTCCTATCAAACTCATGTTTCTTTCAGAGGTTAATAGTAGTGAAGGGGTCAAATATACTTTAACATCTGTCAGTACTTCCAATGCAAACCTCTGTTCTTTTGAAAAATGCCCAACTAGCCCTTCAgtaggaaaagaaactgaaaaaaacaagAGTCTCCCTGGTGcatattttgatgattacagtTGTAATACAGAAAATGATACTTCacaaggagaacaaaaaaaatccagttgTGTAAAAGAAACTATAGAACTAGAACCCTGTTCAGCAAATATAGCTGATATGAGTAGTTGTAAGCAGCAGGAAGAATGTATAGATAAATCAAACAGTGCTAGTgaatcatctttaaaaagaaaaccaggtaGGCCTAAAAAAATAGGTCCTCAAGTTGTAAAACAGGTTAAGCGACCAATTGGAAGGCCACCGAAACCTAAAGTTGATAAGTTAGAAAGCACTATACGGAGAAGTGAGCACATCAGCAGTATTGGGAAGAAAAACACAGAAGCTCTAGTATCAGGCTTAAATGAGAGTATTAGTAGAAAAAGTATCACAGTGACTGTTGTTTATGGAAGATCAAGAAGAATTAAAAGGCATGTGTCAGAAGGTAGCCTAGGCAATGCTATACCTTTTAATAATAGTAATGCTGATTTTTTACATGAGTATAATGGGCTGAAACATAAGAAAGCAGCAGATGTTGGTTTGGGTGAAAGAATGACTGCTGTACCAAGTTTAACTACTGAAAAGGAGATCTTTGCATCTGGTTATGAACACATTAGACCTATCAAGAACAAATCTGTGTTACCCTACCCTTACAGCAATATTATCCGGACAAGCCAGAAGCCTTTGACAGTAATTAGGAAACCTGGTAGACCTGCAAAAGTTAAAATCTCTGGCATATCTGTAACTATTAATAGGGTTTCACCTCAAGAAAGAAAAGTATGTATAAGCAGCTGTTTGCCTCCTTTAGATCAAGACAGTATGCTAGAAAAAAACCTATcagaagagaagcatgaacaccACCAGtgcaataaaatggataatacaAAAGGCCCTCAAGCTGATTTATTTGACGAGAGATCGAAGAATATGGCTTCTCCAGTACCTTTGAGACATTCTGTTAGGGACAGAAAGCCATCACTGCATTTTTTACATTCCCTAGCATCTTCTAATTCATTTGCTTATAGAAACAACTTGCTACGTAAACCATATAAACTACATTTCCAAAAAACtaaagatcaaaaagaaaaatgcaaatactCAAATATGAAAATAGCTTCCAAAGATACCTCAGGAGCTAGGAATTCAGGTAATACAAAAAAGAATCCTGATGATGGTAAATTCACAACTATTAATGAAGTATCGCTGGATCCTATTTTTTCATCAAGCCCCTCCCTTAGGTGGTGGGCAACTACTACTTCAAATGATTCCTTGTTAGAGGAGCTAAACAATAGATTTGAGCAGATAACTAATGCTTGGGTGCAAGTGAGTGGAAATGAAACAGAAAATTGTCTTCATGAAGCAAGAGGTCACTTAGAGGAGGATGGTAGTTTTAAAGTGCCAAGCCCTTTGGAAACCTGCCTTTTAGAACTTGAagtctcacctgtaaaaatgctTTTTCAGAAAAAGTGTGACATGAATGAGCTTTGTACCTGGTTTATGCAAACAACAGAAACACAGTCTCTTTCACTAGTTAGAAAAGCAAATGCTCGAAATCCTTTGGAAGTAATTAATACCAGAGGAATCAAAGTTGGAACCAAACAATCTGATCATAATACTAGCCTTTTcagaaagcactttaaaaaatttgcaCTATCCTCTCCTTCAAAATCAGCAGGGAAATTACAGATACTGCGTAAAATTGTTAGATCTCCAGTCTTAAATGTAAAAAGTAATTTCACACTAGCCAGACTGAGGAGAACTGAATTTAAGAGACTACAGCATGAAAGATGGAGACAAGTTAAAAAGCTTCACAATCATGGAACAGTTGATTGGAAATCTAAAAGAAGAAACTTAAGATTTTTCTGCCAGAACCAGTTTTTAAATAAGACTGCAGGGGGAACAAATGCTGACATCACACTTCAAGGAAAAAGCAGAGCAGAAAATCAGCAGTTGGTCTTAGCACCTGAAATCAGGGATGCTTTTTTGCCACAGAAGGTAGAATTACCCAACTACAGCACACATGCTAgtttagaaagcatttttaaattacatgctaaagagaatgaaacaaattACAGCCATAAAGATTTTGGGAAAGTATCAAGACAAGGAAAAATGTGTTCAAGTTCTTGGAGGTCAAAAACCTTTAAAGACTGTAggatatttttaaggaaaatcaatcatattgaacaaagaaatccatttcaGCTAAATACAATCATTTATTCTCCTGAATCTGTTGAAAGTGGAAGTAATCATCAGACTTATGTtgaagaagcaaaacactgtaaCTTAAGATCCCATTCTGCCCGGCAAAATTCTCTCAAAAGGCAATCTGAAGCAATAGAAAAATCTAAAGCAAATAATTCTTCACCCGACACTTTTGCTAGCCAACTCGATGGCAATAAATTAGACAAACATATTAAATTTGATAAGAATGCTTCTGATAGTTCTGAAGTTCTTAGTaaattgaacaaaagaaaaagaccttCATGGAAGACCACTGAAATGTCAACAAAAAGACATAAGCGACAATCTTGTAACAGTGGACAAATGGCAAACTATTATTCAAAATATCAACTAGGTAAGTTTTTCTCTCCCTGA
- the LCORL gene encoding ligand-dependent nuclear receptor corepressor-like protein isoform X3 gives MDEKCSFCNLQKEAVSDCTPTLGSSQSTPTEELSSQGQSNTDKIECQAENYLNALFRKKDLPQNCDPNIPLVAQELMKKMIRQFAIEYISKSGKIQENRNGSVGPSLICKGIQMNQIENSLQEEQEGPLDLTVNRTQEQNTQQGDGVLDLSTKKTSTRSEESSTCDPSSENSMSGSTLDAKSEEATKMEKEKSTLNKVLESLCTYHQQQILTMLKFLIQEQNASSLCSCNSSHVLSSESQKSLTEDDLHGLFCSCGEYRLTERGCLQNERQSSGLAPLSVCIKDFHCLSCQTVAIEHIKTVVSREIANNYNPHRCCSRLLQNCNSTRSTFCTPLSLPEVCDLSINIKDTNRSRSPSPPPLSPIQTEGFEKLKDSISGISALENNKLEAIINQPPSLIPAEDNNSSCEHEGKLRKANTSDNPDDSLLIAKESHFVNHEKIDKGESTTIFQDLMERINEKLKSIETTDITNLVKVSSSDSNTENDNLRLGDLITSLLHNAKASDYSFMELLSQHDKKVENKIIQTRFRKRQETLFAMHNSPDSPLFRRQSLQIKREIASLDENFARKKSSEKISKKLIRNDEKVSIDKESYILEDSAFQNPKIIQSSNREEASTFLPVYEIQSLQLPLHSLETNSSFDPISESFAATTPEKMSITKSQKEFIAEKKIQNHRENPRLENNHIPLKDDFTGLLNRTRRNIVPPGWYSVYVTNNFVFKKSPKAKKSTEKDTMKDLQVDRSNSIDINEIARNTNLQVVVERLEDTINMAKNTLDNQPLSEGYKISRKLKEDVHCKDQNVTRNLNLCVNETCKEQSFLSHSKVSSSNSNKSNCLVTVEHANVMDQRIDSLKKNHLDLGSLASQTRSEIVENSFSSYSSPIKLMFLSEVNSSEGVKYTLTSVSTSNANLCSFEKCPTSPSVGKETEKNKSLPGAYFDDYSCNTENDTSQGEQKKSSCVKETIELEPCSANIADMSSCKQQEECIDKSNSASESSLKRKPGRPKKIGPQVVKQVKRPIGRPPKPKVDKLESTIRRSEHISSIGKKNTEALVSGLNESISRKSITVTVVYGRSRRIKRHVSEGSLGNAIPFNNSNADFLHEYNGLKHKKAADVGLGERMTAVPSLTTEKEIFASGYEHIRPIKNKSVLPYPYSNIIRTSQKPLTVIRKPGRPAKVKISGISVTINRVSPQERKVCISSCLPPLDQDSMLEKNLSEEKHEHHQCNKMDNTKGPQADLFDERSKNMASPVPLRHSVRDRKPSLHFLHSLASSNSFAYRNNLLRKPYKLHFQKTKDQKEKCKYSNMKIASKDTSGARNSGNTKKNPDDGKFTTINEVSLDPIFSSSPSLRWWATTTSNDSLLEELNNRFEQITNAWVQVSGNETENCLHEARGHLEEDGSFKVPSPLETCLLELEVSPVKMLFQKKCDMNELCTWFMQTTETQSLSLVRKANARNPLEVINTRGIKVGTKQSDHNTSLFRKHFKKFALSSPSKSAGKLQILRKIVRSPVLNVKSNFTLARLRRTEFKRLQHERWRQVKKLHNHGTVDWKSKRRNLRFFCQNQFLNKTAGGTNADITLQGKSRAENQQLVLAPEIRDAFLPQKVELPNYSTHASLESIFKLHAKENETNYSHKDFGKVSRQGKMCSSSWRSKTFKDCRIFLRKINHIEQRNPFQLNTIIYSPESVESGSNHQTYVEEAKHCNLRSHSARQNSLKRQSEAIEKSKANNSSPDTFASQLDGNKLDKHIKFDKNASDSSEVLSKLNKRKRPSWKTTEMSTKRHKRQSCNSGQMANYYSKYQLGKFFSP, from the exons GGGATGGAGTATTAGATCTCTCTACAAAGAAAACCAGCACAAGATCCGAAGAGTCCTCAACATGTGATCCATCTTCTGAAAATTCTATGTCTGG ttcaactCTTGATGCAAAATCAGAGGAAGCtactaaaatggaaaaagaaaaatcaacattAAACAAAGTTTTGGAATCATTGTGCACATATCACCAGCAACAAATTTTGACTATGTTGAAATTTCTAATTCAAGAGCAAAATGCTTCTTCACTTTGCAGTTGCAATTCATCACATGTTTTGTCTTCAGAATCTCAAAAATCTCTCACTGAAGATGATTTGCATGGTCTGTTCTGTAGTTGTGGTGAATATAGGCTAACAGAAAGAGGGTGTTTACAGAATGAAAGACAAAGCTCTGGCTTAGCACCCCTTTCAGTGTGTATTAAAGATTTTCATTGCTTATCTTGCCAAACTGTAGCTATTGAGCACATTAAGACAGTGGTTAGTAGAGAAATTGCCAACAATTACAATCCCCACAGGTGCTGTTCTAGACTTTTACAAAACTGTAACTCCACAAGATCAACCttttgtactcctctttctttaCCTGAAGTATGTGATCTGTCAATCAATATTAAGGATACTAACAGATCTCGGAGTCCTTCACCACCACCGTTATCACCCATACAGACTGAAGGATTTGAAAAACTTAAAGATTCAATCTCAGGCATTTCAGCTTTAGAAAACAACAAACTTGAAGCAATTATCAATCAGCCTCCATCTCTCATACCAGCAGAAGACAACAATAGCAGTTGTGAGCATGAAGGTAAACTACGCAAAGCAAACACATCTGATAACCCAGATGACTCTTTGCTCATAGCAAAAGAAAGTCATTTTGTAAATCATGAAAAAATTGACAAAGGTGAGAGTACTACAATTTTTCAAGATTTAATGGAGCGAATTAACGAAAAGTTAAAATCAATTGAAACTACAGATATAACAAACCTTGTAAAAGTATCTAGTAGTGATAGTAATACTGAAAATGATAATTTAAGATTAGGTGACTTAATAACATCTCTTTTACATAATGCAAAGGCTAGTGATTATAGTTTTATGGAGCTGTTAAGTCAACAtgataaaaaagtagaaaataaaattatacagaCAAGATTCCGAAAGCGTCAGGAAACCTTGTTTGCAATGCATAATTCTCCTGATTCACCTTTGTTTAGAAGGCAGTCTTTACAAATAAAGAGAGAAATTGCTAGCCTTGATGAAAATTTTGCAAGGAAAAAGTCATCtgaaaaaatttcaaagaaattgaTACGCAATGATGAGAAAGTATCAATAGACAAAGAATCCTACATTTTAGAAGACTCTGCTTTCCAAAATCCGAAAATCATTCAAAGTTCAAATCGTGAAGAAGCATCTACATTTTTGCCAGTATATGAAATACAGTCATTGCAACTACCTCTTCATAGTTTGGAAACGAACTCTAGTTTTGACCCCATTTCAGAAAGTTTTGCAGCTACCACACCAGAGAAAATGAGCATAACAAAATCACAGAAAGAATTTATagctgaaaagaaaatacaaaatcataGAGAAAATCCTAGATTAGAAAACAATCATATTCCTCTGAAGGATGATTTTACTGGACTTTTAAACAGAACAAGGCGAAATATAGTGCCTCCTGGGTGGTATTCTGTCTATGTAACAAACAATTTTGTGTTTAAAAAATCTCCCAAGGCCAAGAAGTCTACAGAAAAAGATACCATGAAAGATCTTCAGGTTGATAGATCAAACAGCATAGACATAAATGAAATCGCAAGGAATACAAATTTACAAGTTGTGGTGGAGCGTCTAGAAGATACTATAAATATGGCCAAAAATACGTTGGATAATCAGCCATTATCAGAAGGCTATAAAATATCCAGGAAGTTGAAAGAAGATGTTCATTGTAAAGACCAAAATGTTACTAGAAATTTGAACCTTTGTGTGAATGAAACATGTAAAGAACAGAGTTTCTTATCACATTCCAAAGTGTCATCCAGCAATAGTAATAAAAGCAATTGTCTTGTGACAGTAGAGCATGCCAATGTAATGGATCAAAGAATCGATAGCCTCAAAAAAAACCACTTAGATTTGGGTAGTTTGGCTTCACAAACAAGGTCTGAAATTGTTGAAAATTCTTTTTCCAGTTACTCCAGTCCTATCAAACTCATGTTTCTTTCAGAGGTTAATAGTAGTGAAGGGGTCAAATATACTTTAACATCTGTCAGTACTTCCAATGCAAACCTCTGTTCTTTTGAAAAATGCCCAACTAGCCCTTCAgtaggaaaagaaactgaaaaaaacaagAGTCTCCCTGGTGcatattttgatgattacagtTGTAATACAGAAAATGATACTTCacaaggagaacaaaaaaaatccagttgTGTAAAAGAAACTATAGAACTAGAACCCTGTTCAGCAAATATAGCTGATATGAGTAGTTGTAAGCAGCAGGAAGAATGTATAGATAAATCAAACAGTGCTAGTgaatcatctttaaaaagaaaaccaggtaGGCCTAAAAAAATAGGTCCTCAAGTTGTAAAACAGGTTAAGCGACCAATTGGAAGGCCACCGAAACCTAAAGTTGATAAGTTAGAAAGCACTATACGGAGAAGTGAGCACATCAGCAGTATTGGGAAGAAAAACACAGAAGCTCTAGTATCAGGCTTAAATGAGAGTATTAGTAGAAAAAGTATCACAGTGACTGTTGTTTATGGAAGATCAAGAAGAATTAAAAGGCATGTGTCAGAAGGTAGCCTAGGCAATGCTATACCTTTTAATAATAGTAATGCTGATTTTTTACATGAGTATAATGGGCTGAAACATAAGAAAGCAGCAGATGTTGGTTTGGGTGAAAGAATGACTGCTGTACCAAGTTTAACTACTGAAAAGGAGATCTTTGCATCTGGTTATGAACACATTAGACCTATCAAGAACAAATCTGTGTTACCCTACCCTTACAGCAATATTATCCGGACAAGCCAGAAGCCTTTGACAGTAATTAGGAAACCTGGTAGACCTGCAAAAGTTAAAATCTCTGGCATATCTGTAACTATTAATAGGGTTTCACCTCAAGAAAGAAAAGTATGTATAAGCAGCTGTTTGCCTCCTTTAGATCAAGACAGTATGCTAGAAAAAAACCTATcagaagagaagcatgaacaccACCAGtgcaataaaatggataatacaAAAGGCCCTCAAGCTGATTTATTTGACGAGAGATCGAAGAATATGGCTTCTCCAGTACCTTTGAGACATTCTGTTAGGGACAGAAAGCCATCACTGCATTTTTTACATTCCCTAGCATCTTCTAATTCATTTGCTTATAGAAACAACTTGCTACGTAAACCATATAAACTACATTTCCAAAAAACtaaagatcaaaaagaaaaatgcaaatactCAAATATGAAAATAGCTTCCAAAGATACCTCAGGAGCTAGGAATTCAGGTAATACAAAAAAGAATCCTGATGATGGTAAATTCACAACTATTAATGAAGTATCGCTGGATCCTATTTTTTCATCAAGCCCCTCCCTTAGGTGGTGGGCAACTACTACTTCAAATGATTCCTTGTTAGAGGAGCTAAACAATAGATTTGAGCAGATAACTAATGCTTGGGTGCAAGTGAGTGGAAATGAAACAGAAAATTGTCTTCATGAAGCAAGAGGTCACTTAGAGGAGGATGGTAGTTTTAAAGTGCCAAGCCCTTTGGAAACCTGCCTTTTAGAACTTGAagtctcacctgtaaaaatgctTTTTCAGAAAAAGTGTGACATGAATGAGCTTTGTACCTGGTTTATGCAAACAACAGAAACACAGTCTCTTTCACTAGTTAGAAAAGCAAATGCTCGAAATCCTTTGGAAGTAATTAATACCAGAGGAATCAAAGTTGGAACCAAACAATCTGATCATAATACTAGCCTTTTcagaaagcactttaaaaaatttgcaCTATCCTCTCCTTCAAAATCAGCAGGGAAATTACAGATACTGCGTAAAATTGTTAGATCTCCAGTCTTAAATGTAAAAAGTAATTTCACACTAGCCAGACTGAGGAGAACTGAATTTAAGAGACTACAGCATGAAAGATGGAGACAAGTTAAAAAGCTTCACAATCATGGAACAGTTGATTGGAAATCTAAAAGAAGAAACTTAAGATTTTTCTGCCAGAACCAGTTTTTAAATAAGACTGCAGGGGGAACAAATGCTGACATCACACTTCAAGGAAAAAGCAGAGCAGAAAATCAGCAGTTGGTCTTAGCACCTGAAATCAGGGATGCTTTTTTGCCACAGAAGGTAGAATTACCCAACTACAGCACACATGCTAgtttagaaagcatttttaaattacatgctaaagagaatgaaacaaattACAGCCATAAAGATTTTGGGAAAGTATCAAGACAAGGAAAAATGTGTTCAAGTTCTTGGAGGTCAAAAACCTTTAAAGACTGTAggatatttttaaggaaaatcaatcatattgaacaaagaaatccatttcaGCTAAATACAATCATTTATTCTCCTGAATCTGTTGAAAGTGGAAGTAATCATCAGACTTATGTtgaagaagcaaaacactgtaaCTTAAGATCCCATTCTGCCCGGCAAAATTCTCTCAAAAGGCAATCTGAAGCAATAGAAAAATCTAAAGCAAATAATTCTTCACCCGACACTTTTGCTAGCCAACTCGATGGCAATAAATTAGACAAACATATTAAATTTGATAAGAATGCTTCTGATAGTTCTGAAGTTCTTAGTaaattgaacaaaagaaaaagaccttCATGGAAGACCACTGAAATGTCAACAAAAAGACATAAGCGACAATCTTGTAACAGTGGACAAATGGCAAACTATTATTCAAAATATCAACTAGGTAAGTTTTTCTCTCCCTGA